In Humulus lupulus chromosome 6, drHumLupu1.1, whole genome shotgun sequence, a single genomic region encodes these proteins:
- the LOC133784922 gene encoding uncharacterized protein LOC133784922, with protein sequence MKYEVLSFNPIECQVREEMRVNFTINIQNRTCTCNRFQEDETPCGHAVGVITKRNLKVYDYCVKFYKTKTLKTLYQENIHHLPHKNEWNLLQHLDIVVLSPKATIPTGRPRRKRIRGEPKVIINCGRCGQLEHNRKICKNPLIEKPNKQKRQKT encoded by the exons ATGAAGTATGAG GTCTTGTCTTTCAACCCAATAGAATGCCAAGTTCGTGAAGAAATGAGGGTCAATTTCACAATAAATATACAGAATAGAACATGCACTTGCAATAGGTTTCAAGAAGATGAAACCCCTTGTGGACATGCAGTAGGTGTAATTACAAAGAGAAATTTGAAAGTCTATGATTACTGTGTAAAGTTCTACAAAACAAAAACATTGAAAACATTGTATCAAGAAAATATTCATCATTTGCCTCATAAAAATGAATGGAATCTCCTACAACACTTGGACATAGTGGTGCTATCTCCAAAAGCAACAATCCCTACAGGAAGACCAAGAAGGAAAAGAATAAGAGGGGAACCAAAAGTAATAATCAATTGTGGGAGATGTGGGCAACTAGAACATAATAGGAAGATTTGCAAGAATCCTCTAATTGAGAAGCCAAACAAGCAGAAAAGGCAAAAGACCTAG
- the LOC133781997 gene encoding glucose-6-phosphate 1-dehydrogenase, chloroplastic-like isoform X2 produces MAAIAASNAVVSKSTRLSSTYSFRPSSAPRNFHPWSSISVANSKISSGCVRAQVAPLEQTSAAAPAQSVETPAVNVFGTSRDILSVPKSYWDSICILLGVGAVATTVSPVENKTPLDILKETAGFDGNGNESTVSITVVGASGDLAKKKIFPALFALFYEGFLPKHFTVYGYARSKMTDAELRNMVSKTLTCRIDQRENCGEKMDHFLERCFYHSGQYDSEKNFAELDKKLKEHEAGRVSNRLFYLSIPPNIFIDAVKCASLSASSGNGWTRVIVEKPFGRDSESSAALTKALKLYLEEDQIFRIDHYLGKELVENLSVLRFSNLIFEPLWSRQYIRNVQLIFSEDFGTEGRGGYFDNYGIIRDIMQNHLLQILALFAMETPVSLDAEDIRNEKVKVLRSMRPLKLDDVVVGQYKSHTRGGVNYPAYTDDDTVPKGSLTPTFAAAALFIDNARWDGVPFLMKAGKALHTKRTEIRVQFRHVPGNLYNRNFGTDLDRATNELVIRVQPDEAIYLKINNKVPGLGMKLDRSNLNLHYAARYSKEIPDAYERLLLDAIEGERRLFIRSDELDAAWSLFTPFLKELEEKKIVPEYYPYGSRGPVGAHYLAARYKVRWGDVGHEQ; encoded by the exons ATGGCTGCCATTGCCGCTTCAAACGCCGTCGTTTCCAAATCCACCCGACTTTCTTCCACCTACTCCTTCCGACCATCCTCCGCCCCCCGAAACTTTCATCCATGGTCGTCGATTTCCGTTGCCAATTCCAAGATTTCATCCG GTTGCGTAAGAGCTCAGGTTGCTCCTTTGGAACAAACCAGTGCCGCTGCACCGGCCCAAAGCGTGGAGACACCTGCGGTCAATGTGTTTGGGACCTCTAGAG ACATTCTCTCTGTTCCGAAGTCTTATTGGGATAGTATATGTATCTTATTGGGTGTAGGTGCAGTGGCTACAACAGTCAGCCCGGTGGAGAATAAAACTCCTCTTGACATATTGAAAGAAACAGCTGGGTTTGATGGCAATGGAAATGAATCAACCGTTAGCATTACAGTTGTTGGAGCCTCTGGGGATCTTGCCAAGAAGAAGATATTTCCTGCACTTTTTGCACTTTTCTACGAGGGTTTCCTCCCAAAG CATTTTACAGTGTATGGTTATGCACGGAGTAAGATGACTGATGCGGAGCTTAGAAATATGGTTAGTAAAACACTTACTTGCAGAATTGATCAAAG GGAAAATTGTGGTGAAAAGATGGACCATTTTCTTGAAAGATGTTTTTATCATTCCGGTCAGTATGATTCAGAGAAAAACTTTGCAGAGCTAGACAAGAAACTAAAGGAACATGAG GCTGGTAGGGTATCCAATCGCCTCTTCTATCTATCGATTCCTCCAAACATTTTCATAGATGCTGTAAAGTGTGCAAGCTTATCAGCTTCCTCTGGTAATGGTTGGACCAGGGTCATTGTCGAGAAACCCTTTGGCCGAGATTCAGAATCCTCTGCTGCTTTGACAAAAGCCCTAAAGCTGTACCTAGAAGAGGATCAAATATTCAGGATAGACCATTATCTGGGAAAGGAGCTGGTGGAAAATCTCTCCGTTCTCCGATTTTCTAACCTTATTTTTGAACCTCTGTGGTCAAGGCAGTATATAAGGAACGTGCAATTAATATTCTCTGAGGATTTTGGCACTGAGGGTCGTGGAGG CTACTTCGACAATTATGGGATAATAAGAGACATAATGCAGAATCACTTGCTTCAGATACTAGCGCTCTTTGCAATGGAAACTCCAGTCAGTTTGGATGCTGAAGATATCAGAAACGAGaag GTGAAAGTTTTGCGTTCAATGCGGCCGCTGAAACTTGACGATGTTGTTGTAGGGCAATATAAAAGCCATACAAGAGGAGGTGTCAATTACCCTGCTTACACAGATGATGATACTGTACCTAAGGGCAGCTTAACTCCAACATTTGCAGCAGCTGCCCTCTTCATAGACAATGCCAGATGGGATGGAGTGCCTTTTCTTATGAAGGCTGGAAAAGCATTACATACTAAGAG GACTGAGATAAGGGTACAGTTTAGGCATGTTCCTGGAAACTTATATAACCGAAATTTCGGAACAGATCTTGATCGAGCTACAAATGAGCTTGTTATTCGAGTACAACCTGATGAAGCAATTTATTTGAAGATCAATAACAAGGTTCCTGGTCTTGGAATGAAATTGGACCGAAGTAATCTGAATCTTCACTATGCAGCCAG ATACTCAAAAGAGATTCCAGATGCTTACGAGAGGCTTTTGCTGGATGCTATAGAAGGAGAAAGGAGGTTGTTTATCCGAAGTGATGAATTGGATGCCGCTTGGTCATTGTTCACACCTTTCTTAAAAgagcttgaagagaagaagaTAGTCCCTGAGTATTATCCCTACGGAAGCAGGGGTCCTGTTGGAGCCCATTATCTTGCAGCAAGATACAAGGTTCGGTGGGGGGATGTCGGACACGAGCAATGA
- the LOC133781997 gene encoding glucose-6-phosphate 1-dehydrogenase, chloroplastic-like isoform X4 has translation MAAIAASNAVVSKSTRLSSTYSFRPSSAPRNFHPWSSISVANSKISSGCVRAQVAPLEQTSAAAPAQSVETPAVNVFGTSRGAVATTVSPVENKTPLDILKETAGFDGNGNESTVSITVVGASGDLAKKKIFPALFALFYEGFLPKHFTVYGYARSKMTDAELRNMVSKTLTCRIDQRENCGEKMDHFLERCFYHSGQYDSEKNFAELDKKLKEHEAGRVSNRLFYLSIPPNIFIDAVKCASLSASSGNGWTRVIVEKPFGRDSESSAALTKALKLYLEEDQIFRIDHYLGKELVENLSVLRFSNLIFEPLWSRQYIRNVQLIFSEDFGTEGRGGYFDNYGIIRDIMQNHLLQILALFAMETPVSLDAEDIRNEKVKVLRSMRPLKLDDVVVGQYKSHTRGGVNYPAYTDDDTVPKGSLTPTFAAAALFIDNARWDGVPFLMKAGKALHTKRTEIRVQFRHVPGNLYNRNFGTDLDRATNELVIRVQPDEAIYLKINNKVPGLGMKLDRSNLNLHYAARYSKEIPDAYERLLLDAIEGERRLFIRSDELDAAWSLFTPFLKELEEKKIVPEYYPYGSRGPVGAHYLAARYKVRWGDVGHEQ, from the exons ATGGCTGCCATTGCCGCTTCAAACGCCGTCGTTTCCAAATCCACCCGACTTTCTTCCACCTACTCCTTCCGACCATCCTCCGCCCCCCGAAACTTTCATCCATGGTCGTCGATTTCCGTTGCCAATTCCAAGATTTCATCCG GTTGCGTAAGAGCTCAGGTTGCTCCTTTGGAACAAACCAGTGCCGCTGCACCGGCCCAAAGCGTGGAGACACCTGCGGTCAATGTGTTTGGGACCTCTAGAG GTGCAGTGGCTACAACAGTCAGCCCGGTGGAGAATAAAACTCCTCTTGACATATTGAAAGAAACAGCTGGGTTTGATGGCAATGGAAATGAATCAACCGTTAGCATTACAGTTGTTGGAGCCTCTGGGGATCTTGCCAAGAAGAAGATATTTCCTGCACTTTTTGCACTTTTCTACGAGGGTTTCCTCCCAAAG CATTTTACAGTGTATGGTTATGCACGGAGTAAGATGACTGATGCGGAGCTTAGAAATATGGTTAGTAAAACACTTACTTGCAGAATTGATCAAAG GGAAAATTGTGGTGAAAAGATGGACCATTTTCTTGAAAGATGTTTTTATCATTCCGGTCAGTATGATTCAGAGAAAAACTTTGCAGAGCTAGACAAGAAACTAAAGGAACATGAG GCTGGTAGGGTATCCAATCGCCTCTTCTATCTATCGATTCCTCCAAACATTTTCATAGATGCTGTAAAGTGTGCAAGCTTATCAGCTTCCTCTGGTAATGGTTGGACCAGGGTCATTGTCGAGAAACCCTTTGGCCGAGATTCAGAATCCTCTGCTGCTTTGACAAAAGCCCTAAAGCTGTACCTAGAAGAGGATCAAATATTCAGGATAGACCATTATCTGGGAAAGGAGCTGGTGGAAAATCTCTCCGTTCTCCGATTTTCTAACCTTATTTTTGAACCTCTGTGGTCAAGGCAGTATATAAGGAACGTGCAATTAATATTCTCTGAGGATTTTGGCACTGAGGGTCGTGGAGG CTACTTCGACAATTATGGGATAATAAGAGACATAATGCAGAATCACTTGCTTCAGATACTAGCGCTCTTTGCAATGGAAACTCCAGTCAGTTTGGATGCTGAAGATATCAGAAACGAGaag GTGAAAGTTTTGCGTTCAATGCGGCCGCTGAAACTTGACGATGTTGTTGTAGGGCAATATAAAAGCCATACAAGAGGAGGTGTCAATTACCCTGCTTACACAGATGATGATACTGTACCTAAGGGCAGCTTAACTCCAACATTTGCAGCAGCTGCCCTCTTCATAGACAATGCCAGATGGGATGGAGTGCCTTTTCTTATGAAGGCTGGAAAAGCATTACATACTAAGAG GACTGAGATAAGGGTACAGTTTAGGCATGTTCCTGGAAACTTATATAACCGAAATTTCGGAACAGATCTTGATCGAGCTACAAATGAGCTTGTTATTCGAGTACAACCTGATGAAGCAATTTATTTGAAGATCAATAACAAGGTTCCTGGTCTTGGAATGAAATTGGACCGAAGTAATCTGAATCTTCACTATGCAGCCAG ATACTCAAAAGAGATTCCAGATGCTTACGAGAGGCTTTTGCTGGATGCTATAGAAGGAGAAAGGAGGTTGTTTATCCGAAGTGATGAATTGGATGCCGCTTGGTCATTGTTCACACCTTTCTTAAAAgagcttgaagagaagaagaTAGTCCCTGAGTATTATCCCTACGGAAGCAGGGGTCCTGTTGGAGCCCATTATCTTGCAGCAAGATACAAGGTTCGGTGGGGGGATGTCGGACACGAGCAATGA
- the LOC133781997 gene encoding glucose-6-phosphate 1-dehydrogenase, chloroplastic-like isoform X1, whose protein sequence is MAAIAASNAVVSKSTRLSSTYSFRPSSAPRNFHPWSSISVANSKISSGSGCVRAQVAPLEQTSAAAPAQSVETPAVNVFGTSRDILSVPKSYWDSICILLGVGAVATTVSPVENKTPLDILKETAGFDGNGNESTVSITVVGASGDLAKKKIFPALFALFYEGFLPKHFTVYGYARSKMTDAELRNMVSKTLTCRIDQRENCGEKMDHFLERCFYHSGQYDSEKNFAELDKKLKEHEAGRVSNRLFYLSIPPNIFIDAVKCASLSASSGNGWTRVIVEKPFGRDSESSAALTKALKLYLEEDQIFRIDHYLGKELVENLSVLRFSNLIFEPLWSRQYIRNVQLIFSEDFGTEGRGGYFDNYGIIRDIMQNHLLQILALFAMETPVSLDAEDIRNEKVKVLRSMRPLKLDDVVVGQYKSHTRGGVNYPAYTDDDTVPKGSLTPTFAAAALFIDNARWDGVPFLMKAGKALHTKRTEIRVQFRHVPGNLYNRNFGTDLDRATNELVIRVQPDEAIYLKINNKVPGLGMKLDRSNLNLHYAARYSKEIPDAYERLLLDAIEGERRLFIRSDELDAAWSLFTPFLKELEEKKIVPEYYPYGSRGPVGAHYLAARYKVRWGDVGHEQ, encoded by the exons ATGGCTGCCATTGCCGCTTCAAACGCCGTCGTTTCCAAATCCACCCGACTTTCTTCCACCTACTCCTTCCGACCATCCTCCGCCCCCCGAAACTTTCATCCATGGTCGTCGATTTCCGTTGCCAATTCCAAGATTTCATCCG GTTCAGGTTGCGTAAGAGCTCAGGTTGCTCCTTTGGAACAAACCAGTGCCGCTGCACCGGCCCAAAGCGTGGAGACACCTGCGGTCAATGTGTTTGGGACCTCTAGAG ACATTCTCTCTGTTCCGAAGTCTTATTGGGATAGTATATGTATCTTATTGGGTGTAGGTGCAGTGGCTACAACAGTCAGCCCGGTGGAGAATAAAACTCCTCTTGACATATTGAAAGAAACAGCTGGGTTTGATGGCAATGGAAATGAATCAACCGTTAGCATTACAGTTGTTGGAGCCTCTGGGGATCTTGCCAAGAAGAAGATATTTCCTGCACTTTTTGCACTTTTCTACGAGGGTTTCCTCCCAAAG CATTTTACAGTGTATGGTTATGCACGGAGTAAGATGACTGATGCGGAGCTTAGAAATATGGTTAGTAAAACACTTACTTGCAGAATTGATCAAAG GGAAAATTGTGGTGAAAAGATGGACCATTTTCTTGAAAGATGTTTTTATCATTCCGGTCAGTATGATTCAGAGAAAAACTTTGCAGAGCTAGACAAGAAACTAAAGGAACATGAG GCTGGTAGGGTATCCAATCGCCTCTTCTATCTATCGATTCCTCCAAACATTTTCATAGATGCTGTAAAGTGTGCAAGCTTATCAGCTTCCTCTGGTAATGGTTGGACCAGGGTCATTGTCGAGAAACCCTTTGGCCGAGATTCAGAATCCTCTGCTGCTTTGACAAAAGCCCTAAAGCTGTACCTAGAAGAGGATCAAATATTCAGGATAGACCATTATCTGGGAAAGGAGCTGGTGGAAAATCTCTCCGTTCTCCGATTTTCTAACCTTATTTTTGAACCTCTGTGGTCAAGGCAGTATATAAGGAACGTGCAATTAATATTCTCTGAGGATTTTGGCACTGAGGGTCGTGGAGG CTACTTCGACAATTATGGGATAATAAGAGACATAATGCAGAATCACTTGCTTCAGATACTAGCGCTCTTTGCAATGGAAACTCCAGTCAGTTTGGATGCTGAAGATATCAGAAACGAGaag GTGAAAGTTTTGCGTTCAATGCGGCCGCTGAAACTTGACGATGTTGTTGTAGGGCAATATAAAAGCCATACAAGAGGAGGTGTCAATTACCCTGCTTACACAGATGATGATACTGTACCTAAGGGCAGCTTAACTCCAACATTTGCAGCAGCTGCCCTCTTCATAGACAATGCCAGATGGGATGGAGTGCCTTTTCTTATGAAGGCTGGAAAAGCATTACATACTAAGAG GACTGAGATAAGGGTACAGTTTAGGCATGTTCCTGGAAACTTATATAACCGAAATTTCGGAACAGATCTTGATCGAGCTACAAATGAGCTTGTTATTCGAGTACAACCTGATGAAGCAATTTATTTGAAGATCAATAACAAGGTTCCTGGTCTTGGAATGAAATTGGACCGAAGTAATCTGAATCTTCACTATGCAGCCAG ATACTCAAAAGAGATTCCAGATGCTTACGAGAGGCTTTTGCTGGATGCTATAGAAGGAGAAAGGAGGTTGTTTATCCGAAGTGATGAATTGGATGCCGCTTGGTCATTGTTCACACCTTTCTTAAAAgagcttgaagagaagaagaTAGTCCCTGAGTATTATCCCTACGGAAGCAGGGGTCCTGTTGGAGCCCATTATCTTGCAGCAAGATACAAGGTTCGGTGGGGGGATGTCGGACACGAGCAATGA
- the LOC133781997 gene encoding glucose-6-phosphate 1-dehydrogenase, chloroplastic-like isoform X3 — protein MAAIAASNAVVSKSTRLSSTYSFRPSSAPRNFHPWSSISVANSKISSGSGCVRAQVAPLEQTSAAAPAQSVETPAVNVFGTSRGAVATTVSPVENKTPLDILKETAGFDGNGNESTVSITVVGASGDLAKKKIFPALFALFYEGFLPKHFTVYGYARSKMTDAELRNMVSKTLTCRIDQRENCGEKMDHFLERCFYHSGQYDSEKNFAELDKKLKEHEAGRVSNRLFYLSIPPNIFIDAVKCASLSASSGNGWTRVIVEKPFGRDSESSAALTKALKLYLEEDQIFRIDHYLGKELVENLSVLRFSNLIFEPLWSRQYIRNVQLIFSEDFGTEGRGGYFDNYGIIRDIMQNHLLQILALFAMETPVSLDAEDIRNEKVKVLRSMRPLKLDDVVVGQYKSHTRGGVNYPAYTDDDTVPKGSLTPTFAAAALFIDNARWDGVPFLMKAGKALHTKRTEIRVQFRHVPGNLYNRNFGTDLDRATNELVIRVQPDEAIYLKINNKVPGLGMKLDRSNLNLHYAARYSKEIPDAYERLLLDAIEGERRLFIRSDELDAAWSLFTPFLKELEEKKIVPEYYPYGSRGPVGAHYLAARYKVRWGDVGHEQ, from the exons ATGGCTGCCATTGCCGCTTCAAACGCCGTCGTTTCCAAATCCACCCGACTTTCTTCCACCTACTCCTTCCGACCATCCTCCGCCCCCCGAAACTTTCATCCATGGTCGTCGATTTCCGTTGCCAATTCCAAGATTTCATCCG GTTCAGGTTGCGTAAGAGCTCAGGTTGCTCCTTTGGAACAAACCAGTGCCGCTGCACCGGCCCAAAGCGTGGAGACACCTGCGGTCAATGTGTTTGGGACCTCTAGAG GTGCAGTGGCTACAACAGTCAGCCCGGTGGAGAATAAAACTCCTCTTGACATATTGAAAGAAACAGCTGGGTTTGATGGCAATGGAAATGAATCAACCGTTAGCATTACAGTTGTTGGAGCCTCTGGGGATCTTGCCAAGAAGAAGATATTTCCTGCACTTTTTGCACTTTTCTACGAGGGTTTCCTCCCAAAG CATTTTACAGTGTATGGTTATGCACGGAGTAAGATGACTGATGCGGAGCTTAGAAATATGGTTAGTAAAACACTTACTTGCAGAATTGATCAAAG GGAAAATTGTGGTGAAAAGATGGACCATTTTCTTGAAAGATGTTTTTATCATTCCGGTCAGTATGATTCAGAGAAAAACTTTGCAGAGCTAGACAAGAAACTAAAGGAACATGAG GCTGGTAGGGTATCCAATCGCCTCTTCTATCTATCGATTCCTCCAAACATTTTCATAGATGCTGTAAAGTGTGCAAGCTTATCAGCTTCCTCTGGTAATGGTTGGACCAGGGTCATTGTCGAGAAACCCTTTGGCCGAGATTCAGAATCCTCTGCTGCTTTGACAAAAGCCCTAAAGCTGTACCTAGAAGAGGATCAAATATTCAGGATAGACCATTATCTGGGAAAGGAGCTGGTGGAAAATCTCTCCGTTCTCCGATTTTCTAACCTTATTTTTGAACCTCTGTGGTCAAGGCAGTATATAAGGAACGTGCAATTAATATTCTCTGAGGATTTTGGCACTGAGGGTCGTGGAGG CTACTTCGACAATTATGGGATAATAAGAGACATAATGCAGAATCACTTGCTTCAGATACTAGCGCTCTTTGCAATGGAAACTCCAGTCAGTTTGGATGCTGAAGATATCAGAAACGAGaag GTGAAAGTTTTGCGTTCAATGCGGCCGCTGAAACTTGACGATGTTGTTGTAGGGCAATATAAAAGCCATACAAGAGGAGGTGTCAATTACCCTGCTTACACAGATGATGATACTGTACCTAAGGGCAGCTTAACTCCAACATTTGCAGCAGCTGCCCTCTTCATAGACAATGCCAGATGGGATGGAGTGCCTTTTCTTATGAAGGCTGGAAAAGCATTACATACTAAGAG GACTGAGATAAGGGTACAGTTTAGGCATGTTCCTGGAAACTTATATAACCGAAATTTCGGAACAGATCTTGATCGAGCTACAAATGAGCTTGTTATTCGAGTACAACCTGATGAAGCAATTTATTTGAAGATCAATAACAAGGTTCCTGGTCTTGGAATGAAATTGGACCGAAGTAATCTGAATCTTCACTATGCAGCCAG ATACTCAAAAGAGATTCCAGATGCTTACGAGAGGCTTTTGCTGGATGCTATAGAAGGAGAAAGGAGGTTGTTTATCCGAAGTGATGAATTGGATGCCGCTTGGTCATTGTTCACACCTTTCTTAAAAgagcttgaagagaagaagaTAGTCCCTGAGTATTATCCCTACGGAAGCAGGGGTCCTGTTGGAGCCCATTATCTTGCAGCAAGATACAAGGTTCGGTGGGGGGATGTCGGACACGAGCAATGA